One Lytechinus variegatus isolate NC3 chromosome 14, Lvar_3.0, whole genome shotgun sequence genomic region harbors:
- the LOC121428020 gene encoding E3 ubiquitin-protein ligase TRIM71-like, with product MAEKCGSEKASSSSPNLICPLCLDIFVEATILTSCGHTFCRRCLKKYDLTHQDLDHMVCPLCREITKLSANRVDDLRLNVSINGCVDDYHAKCGGMNAVLEMCQKCTACKSLKDAVSFCKTCNCYMCDECLHCHQHLTALFDGHEIVSMDDVIEGKVSIGHLFEKCSIHKPENKDMFCEVCKVHVCHKCVLVGHKAHEIKNQVDFEQDLRRKVTDLAQRCADKKAELEKNIQNIEIQRHEVHTAVQTLLDDVRQAYSIKAKELEENLRNLTEQINALKHSFDDDLNVLKSKDRQRIKSICSSITLVDNDRLGHLETDSLSAHILLCEELDAMLKEVTDHTSAEAIKKKANRKRFKPADDTRLDLGSISGSDPKMEVIQYIDLRGEMYGMARYSNSTVAIGYGETARGIDIIDSNGGKQRYSNILALNDMNCYDLILQRDGALCVSIGSTEAHIYSPLGSRKATIHVRDNGIFLRVNRSPTDEIIITNYGKQVYIYDPTGSTLKHTVQTKHKTEQASITRTGLIVTSSCNADPSVVTVYDRDGNAGESLQAPKGVDMYATVDEQDRVYVASVDRKNNSVVIRLYDLDGLNLKERFEFNALDMTLVWNWCYLVSLSPDMLAFACDKKLYFIKVSL from the exons ATGGCTGAGAAGTGTGGATCAGAGAAAGCATCAAGCTCTTCACCGAACCTGATATGTCCATTATGTCTTGATATATTTGTCGAGGCGACAATCTTAACTTCATGTGGACATACATTTTGTAGGCGATGCCTCAAGAAATACGATCTAACCCACCAGGACCTTGATCACATGGTCTGTCCTCTCTGCAGGGAGATCACCAAGTTGTCTGCCAACCGTGTCGATGATCTCCGCCTCAATGTCTCCATCAACGGATGCGTAGACGATTACCACGCCAAGTGTGGAGGGATGAATGCTGTCCTTGAGATGTGCCAGAAATGCACCGCTTGCAAGTCTCTGAAAGACGCTGTATCATTCTGCAAAACATGTAATTGTTATATGTGTGATGAGTGCTTACATTGTCATCAACATCTTACCGCGTTGTTTGACGGTCATGAGATCGTCTCCatggatgatgtcatcgaaGGGAAGGTCAGCATTGGTCATTTATTCGAGAAGTGTTCCATCCACAAACCAGAGAACAAGGACATGTTTTGTGAGGTTTGTAAGGTTCATGTATGTCACAAGTGCGTACTTGTTGGTCATAAAGCTCATGAAATCAAAAACCAGGTTGACTTTGAGCAGGATTTGCGACGGAAG GTGACAGACCTTGCTCAGCGATGTGCCGACAAGAAAGCAGAGCTGGAGAAGAATATTCAGAACATAGAAATACAACGTCATGAGGTACACACAGCAGTGCAGACACTACTAGATGATGTCAGGCAAGCCTACAGCATCAAGGCCAAGGAGCTGGAAGAAAATCTTCGAAATCTTACCGAGCAAATAAATGCCTTAAAGCATAGTTTTGATGACGACCTCAACGTCTTGAAGTCAAAAGATCGTCAGAGGATCAAGAGTATTTGTAGTTCAATTACTTTGGTAGATAATGACAGACTGGGTCATCTTGAGACAGACTCTCTATCTGCTCATATCTTGCTCTGTGAGGAGCTGGATGCCATGCTGAAGGAGGTTACCGATCACACTTCTGCGGAAGCTATTAAGAAGAAAGCAAATCGGAAGAGGTTCAAACCAGCAGATGATACTCGTCTTGACCTCGGGAGCATCTCAGGATCAGATCCCAAGATGGAAGTCATTCAGTATATTGATCTACGGGGAGAGATGTACGGTATGGCACGGTACTCAAATAGCACTGTCGCTATCGGGTATGGGGAGACTGCACGAGGTATTGATATCATTGATTCAAATGGTGGAAAGCAGCGATATAGTAACATACTAGCCTTAAATGACATGAATTGTTATGATCTGATTTTGCAACGGGACGGGGCGTTATGCGTGTCTATTGGTTCTACAGAAGCCCACATCTACTCTCCCCTTGGCTCCAGGAAAGCAACAATTCACGTGAGAGACAATGGAATTTTTCTCAGAGTTAACAGGAGTCCAACAgatgaaatcatcattactaactaTGGAAAACAAGTCTATATCTATGACCCGACAGGATCCACTCTTAAACACACTGTTCAAACAAAGCACAAAACGGAGCAGGCATCTATCACCAGGACGGGTTTGATCGTTACGAGTTCATGTAATGCCGATCCAAGCGTGGTGACGGTCTATGACAGGGATGGGAATGCTGGTGAGTCTCTACAAGCTCCAAAGGGTGTCGACATGTATGCTACCGTGGATGAGCAGGACAGGGTGTATGTAGCGAGTGTTGATAGGAAGAATAATAGCGTCGTGATCAGACTCTATGATCTTGATGGTCTGAACCTGAAGGAAAGATTTGAATTCAATGCACTTGATATGACATTGGTTTGGAATTGGTGTTACTTGGTTTCCCTCTCCCCAGACATGCTCGCCTTTGCTTGTGACAAGAAGTTATATTTCATCAAGGTATCACTGTAA
- the LOC121428041 gene encoding E3 ubiquitin-protein ligase TRIM71-like produces MAEKCGSEKASSSSPNLICPLCLDIFVEATILTSCGHTFCRRCLKKYDLTHQDLDHMVCPLCREITKLSANRVDDLRLNVSINGCVDDYHAKCGGMNAVLEMCQKCTDCKSLKDAVSFCRTCNYYMCDECLHCHQHLTVVFKGHEIVSLDDVIEGKVSIGHLFEKCSIHKQENKDMFCEDCKVHVCHKCVLVDHQYHKIKNQVNFEQELRQKVTDLAQRCADKKAELEKNIQNIEIQRHEVHTAVQTLLDDVRQAYSIKAKELEENLRNLTDQIHALQHSFDDDLNVLKSKDRQRIKSICSSITLVDNDRLGHLETDTLSAHILLCEELDAMLKEVTDHTSAEAIRKKAQEKRFKPADDTRLDLGSISGSDPKMEVIQCVDLRGGMHGMARYSQSSVAIGYGSTAQGIDIIDSNGGKQRYSNILALNDMNCYDLVLQRDGALCVSTGTTEAHIYSRLGSRKATIHVKDNRYFLRVNRSPSDEVIITNYGKQIYIYDPTGSTLKHTVQTKHETEQASITRTGLIVTSSCWVNPSVVTVYDRGGNAGESLQAPEGVYLYAAVDEQDRVYVASVDMDNSSVVIMLYDLDGLNLKERIEFKAFDMTLVWSLCYFVFLSPDMLAFACHTKLYFIKVLL; encoded by the exons ATGGCTGAGAAGTGTGGATCAGAGAAAGCATCAAGCTCTTCACCGAACCTGATATGTCCATTATGTCTTGATATATTTGTCGAGGCAACAATCCTGACTTCATGTGGACACACATTTTGTAGGCGATGCCTCAAGAAATACGACCTAACCCACCAGGACCTTGATCACATGGTCTGTCCTCTCTGCAGGGAGATCACCAAGTTGTCCGCCAACCGTGTCGATGATCTCCGCCTCAATGTCTCCATCAACGGATGCGTAGACGATTATCACGCCAAGTGTGGAGGGATGAATGCTGTCCTTGAGATGTGCCAGAAATGCACCGATTGCAAATCTCTGAAAGACGCTGTATCATTCTGCAGAACATGTAATTATTACATGTGCGATGAGTGCTTACATTGTCATCAACATCTTACAGTTGTCTTCAAAGGTCATGAGATTGTATCCCTGGATGATGTCATCGAAGGGAAGGTCAGCATTGGTCATTTATTCGAGAAGTGCTCCATCCACAAACAAGAGAACAAGGATATGTTTTGTGAGGATTGTAAGGTCCACGTCTGTCACAAGTGCGTACTCGTTGATCATcaatatcacaaaatcaagaaCCAGGTTAACTTTGAGCAGGAGTTGCGACAGAAG GTGACAGACCTTGCTCAGCGATGTGCTGACAAGAAAGCAGAGCTGGAAAAGAACATTCAGAACATAGAAATACAACGTCATGAGGTACACACTGCAGTGCAGACACTACTAGATGATGTCAGGCAAGCCTACAGTATCAAGGCCAAGGAGCTGGAAGAAAATCTTCGAAATCTCACCGACCAAATACATGCCTTACAGCATAGTTTTGATGACGACCTCAATGTCTTGAAGTCAAAAGATCGCCAAAGGATCAAGAGTATTTGTAGTTCAATTACTTTGGTAGATAATGACAGACTGGGTCATCTTGAGACAGACACTCTATCTGCTCATATCTTGCTCTGTGAGGAGCTGGATGCCATGCTGAAGGAGGTTACTGATCACACTTCTGCGGAAGCTATTAGGAAGAAAGCACAGGAGAAGAGGTTCAAACCAGCAGACGATACTCGTCTTGACCTCGGGAGCATCTCAGGATCAGATCCCAAGATGGAAGTCATTCAGTGTGTTGATCTACGGGGAGGGATGCACGGTATGGCACGGTACTCGCAAAGCAGTGTCGCTATCGGGTATGGGAGCACTGCACAAGGTATTGATATCATTGATTCAAATGGTGGAAAGCAGCGGTATAGTAACATATTAGCCTTAAATGACATGAATTGTTATGATCTGGTTTTGCAACGGGACGGGGCGTTATGCGTGTCCACTGGTACTACAGAAGCCCACATCTACTCTCGCCTTGGCTCTAGGAAAGCAACAATCCACGTGAAAGACAATAGATATTTTCTCAGAGTTAACAGAAGTCCATCAGATGAAGTAATCATTACTAACTATGGAAAACAAATCTATATCTATGACCCGACAGGATCCACCCTCAAACACACTGTTCAAACAAAGCACGAAACGGAGCAGGCATCTATCACCAGGACGGGTTTGATCGTCACGAGTTCATGTTGGGTCAATCCAAGCGTAGTGACGGTCTATGACAGGGGTGGGAATGCTGGTGAGTCTCTACAAGCTCCAGAGGGTGTCTACCTGTATGCTGCCGTGGATGAGCAGGACAGGGTGTATGTAGCGAGTGTTGATATGGATAATAGTAGCGTCGTGATCATGCTCTATGATCTTGATGGTCTGAACCTGAAGGAAAGAATTGAGTTCAAAGCATTTGATATGACATTGGTTTGGAGTTTGTGTTACTTCGTTTTCCTCTCCCCAGACATGCTCGCCTTTGCTTGTCACACGAAGTTATATTTCATCAAGGTATTACTGTAA